A stretch of Mesoplodon densirostris isolate mMesDen1 chromosome 7, mMesDen1 primary haplotype, whole genome shotgun sequence DNA encodes these proteins:
- the LOC132494118 gene encoding bone marrow proteoglycan-like, with the protein MANIESPLGDDTLPQVGEVPESEAKGVPVEEPMLLEEEEDRGSGSEDAPREEGAVESIAALDEVDRDLQCPKDEDTVKLEGIPGCKTCRFLLLTCQGCYRGRLICIHNFSLNYQIQCLVRQINQGQVWIRGQVTGWGRCTRFCWLDGTLWNFAYGAAGQLWGSAGRCVILCTGRGHWRRAPCGVALPIICCY; encoded by the exons ATGGCCAACATTGAGAGCCCCTTGGGAGATGACACCCTGCCTCAGGTTGGGGAGGTGCCAGAAAGTGAGGCAAAGGGGGTCCCTGTGGAGGAGCCGATGCTGctagaggaagaggaagacaggGGCTCTGGAAGTGAAGATGCCCCCAGGGAAGAGGGGGCTGTTGAGTCCATTGCAGCCTTGGATGAGGTAGACAGGGACCTTCAGTGTCCTAAGGATGAGGACACAGTAAAACTGGAGGGCATCCCTGGATGCAAGACCTGCCGCTTCCTCCTG TTGACGTGCCAGGGGTGCTACCGGGGCAGACTCATCTGCATCCACAACTTCAGCCTCAATTACCAGATCCAGTGCTTAGTCAGACAGATCAACCAGGGCCAAGTCTGGATCAGAGGCCAGGTCACCGGCTGG GGTCGCTGCACACGCTTTTGCTGGCTTGATGGCACTCTCTGGAATTTTGCATACGGGGCTGCTGGCCAGCTCTGGGGCAGTGCTGGTAGATGTGTGATCCTGTGCACCGGAA GAGGCCACTGGCGTCGAGCTCCCTGTGGCGTGGCTCTCCCGATCATCTGTTGCTACTGA